The Dioscorea cayenensis subsp. rotundata cultivar TDr96_F1 chromosome 8, TDr96_F1_v2_PseudoChromosome.rev07_lg8_w22 25.fasta, whole genome shotgun sequence genome segment aaacatatatatatatatatatatatatatatattatcatctcCTTTGTTTTGATGCATATgcttttgattatattaatggttaaaggttttgatttatttgtattaacTGATCTTATTTTGTAATACTCTTGTAATACTTTTTGCTTTTCagtatttatagatatattcaTGCATGTGGtatgattaatattttgtttggtttgcatggcAGCTGAGGCTCTTAACCTTCCACTCATCAACCCTTACTTAGAAAAGGATGCCAACTTTGACAATGGGGTGAACTTTGCCGTCGCTGGAGCCACCGCACTGGAAAGTTCGACATTGTTGCAGAAGGGTATTCTGGCGCCTTACACCAATGCTTCACTTAGTGTTCAGCTTGACTGGTTCAAGACTTATCTCAACTCCAAatgcacctccaaagatggtaattttaattatatctatcataatcaattaatgtttattaagTTTAATTTTCAACATTAATTTACTTGATGATGCTTTGTTTGATGAATATTATATTGAAGCTTGTGAGAAGATGCTTGATAGAGCTTTGATCACTCTGGGAGAGATTGGTGGCAATGATTATAACTATGCATTCTTTGAAGGAAAACAGATTGATGAAGTCAAGAACTTGGTTCCACTTGTGGTGCAAAAGATTACTAATACTGCAAAGGTGagtcttttctttatttctgttcataaatatatataaacaattagaacatatataaaattgaattgataattaatatttgttaatgatgatgatgatcaggAGCTTATTGAAATTGGAGCAAAACACATAGTTGTGCCAGGGAATTTTCCCATTGGATGCATGCCAAGTTACCTCTCTGCATTTGGTCACAATACCGAAGATTTCGATGATTTCAAATGCCTGAAAAGTTTCAATTCTTTTGCTATGATTCACAATGAGAAGCTCCAAGCATCACTTGCACAGCTTAGAGAAACATACCCTCATGTTCAGATCATGTATGCAGATTACTTCCATGCATTCATGCATCTCCTTGAAAAGGCTTCATTACATGGTAAGtgattaacaattaattaattaatttcagttttataatattcatgcaaacatgcattaaatttaatttgatttataaattttgtgacAAGGATTTGAGAAGGATTCATTGATGAAAGCTTGCTGTGGAGCTGGTGGAAAGTATAACTTTGATGCAACTAAGATTTGTGGAGCTCCTGGAACAAGTGTTTGTGAGAATCCAAGCAATCACATTAGTTGGGATGGAATTCATCTCACACAAGAGGCTTATAAGGTTATGGCTAAAACACTAATTAGTCCTGGTGGATTTATAATTCCTTCTTATGGAGTTCAAGGGCTGTGGAAGTGTTATTAGAGTTTATTTTATCTAACATTAAATTTAGGGATGATTTCTAGTTATAATTCATTTGTTTAGATATatagtatttttctttttttttgggttagattttttctaatattttaatgatgtattAAATTAGTAAAGGAGAACTTTATTTCATAGTTATGagagtgtttttattttacatgtTAATGATGTGGGAAATTAGTAGCtttgtggaattttttttcttttaaatgaaTGGTGTGGTAAACGAGTACTTTTTAAAACAACTTATCTTAATGttattataacaatatatatttaaaagaacTGAatgaaattctttaaaaatttcagTATTACAGTACATACATCAAAATTTCTCCAAAGTTTTGGTTTAACACTAATAACAACCATTAATTACTTTTGCTTAAATACACCCAGAAAACCAAGTAACCAAATCAGtacttaaaaaaatcagaaatagtgcatcaaattcaaaattcaaatgccATATTTTACATACAAATCAAgaaacacaaacataaaatgcagaaaatatatatatatatatatatatatatatatatatatatatatagtgaccACCATATACATACACAGTCACAAAAGCTTCACAAATTAAGTAGGCAACAACCTCTGCAATGAAGATCTCTTCTGGCCCTTGAATTTATTTGTTGCTGCTCTTAAAACTCTCCTCCACCCCTAAAAAACAAAGagttatcaaaaattaaaaaaaaaaaaaatctaattcaatggaaaaaaaaatgcattaatgGAGACATACTTTGACAGGAGTAGAGCTTGAGGAGGAGAAGTCCAAGTTCTTGATAAACATATTGCtcatccttttcttcttcttcttcttcttgttgttgtttagCTTGGTCTCAATGAACATCCCCTTGATCTTCTTGAGCTTTCCTTTTGAAGATTTCCCTTTCCGGGCATCGGAAAACTCAAGAAGAGATTCATGGCGGCCACGAGGAAGCAAAGGTGACCAAATTTCACTCTGTGAGTAGTCAAAGCCAAATGCAGATTCATCAGGGAACTTGCGGAGTAGATCTATAGTCATGGATGGTTCAAGGTATTCAATGGTTATCACTCTCTcaactatcattttttttattctttgaatGGTTTTCCAACATGTGGGGAACTGAGGAGTTTTAAAGGAGACTGGAGAGAGAAGTGGCCGTTGATTTTGTCTCTGTTTGGACAAATATGACCGTTGGGGATTTGCATttggtaaataaaatattttagtggGACTAAATTGCAAAAAGTTCTAggctttttaataaataatgatataaaaaaactcCTCAGATTGGCCATTCTAAACTAGTCCATTTGCATATTAACTCAACAAGTGAGTACAAgctctcaaaaaataaaaataaaaaaataaaaaaatcaaattcaaatgcCACATGCACTGTTAGGGCACACGCATAACAAAAACATTTGGCTAGAAAATACATATAACCAAAAATTGAATATCTGGTTGTACATCATTACTCAATAACACAATATTTGTACTGTAAATTTACATTCATAATTAGAGACCCATTATGACAGCTAAATCCCCGCAAAATTTGAACTTTTCATAAGATGCTTAGGGCtcgtttggattggcttttaataaaagtgcttttttaaaagcacttttggaaaaagtacttttagagtaagttaagtgcttatgtatatttttttgtttggatgtaGTAGATTCACAAGCACTTTTTCAGTTGTGAAAAATGTTTGGATGTTTATTTCAAAAGTACTTATATAGCgagaaattactaaaatgcccttaTACACCATGATATTTTTCCATCCTTCTTTTGGAAGTGGGTGTGTGGCCTATTACCAGCTTGAACCTCCTCAACACATATCTTCAGTAACGATTCAGTCTTTATGTCATCCCATCTAGCTTTTGGAATAGTTTCAGATACAACTGCATTTCCATCACTTACATCTATCCCACCTGCTGCTCTTTTGGGTGCTAGTTTTGAGGCCATTTTTAAGAGAATATGATTATGAATTTGTGCCCTTATACACCACACTAGAATTCTTgactataaaaaaatgattcctaaaaaaagaaaaaaacaaatagtcaTGATTTCCAAAAATAACAACCATAGTAGATGCCCAAAATAACAACCATAGTTGAATGATTAAAACGTACTAATTAATTACATGGTTtaagatatatttttgaatacaCTGACTTGCACACCtccaaagaaatataaaaaaaaattgtgcaacTCCCaccacttcaaaaaaaaaataacaaccatAGTAGATGCCCAAAATAACAACCATAgttgaattattttgttttttttggtatCTTTTGTATGGTCAATGAACTACAGGTCACTTATAGGAAACCTTGATAGTTATGTTAAACTAGTCATTCAACTTCAAATCGACCACTTAATTAATTGCATAATGAAATGGTGATAGCTTCTAgataaaatataacttaaatttGGATTATTCTGACAACTAGTagcttaattttgtttaaaaaatttcaaatcaatCTATCACCACTAACTGGTTTTTGTTGGATAGTGGAATAAAAGATGGTGAGTGATAAATGAGAGGATTGACATCCAAATCACCTTCAAACTTAGATTTAATTAACCAACTTTTAGCATAGGTATGACGAATAGTGACAATAATTATTTCTTCTCCCATTGCATTCATACAAAATTGTCATCATTTCAAAATTACAACCTACTAATATACACTGgtatgcaaacaaaaaatatacaaacTATGTCTTATGTCTTGTATAGCAATTAAAACCCAGGCTGTTATCAGGTATGGGAAAATACCTGTGCATGCAAATCATggagatatgtatatatataatttgaggTGCTTAAGTTGAGAacataatgacaaaaaaaagaaacagacCTTATTTATAGTACGAACAGCAGCAAACCGATAAGTTTCTAATATATCATTAATCTCCTTCAAAATGACAGTCAGAAAGGTACCTGGCTAGTGTAGCGGATCAGAAGACACTGAGCTAAAGGTGACCGGACTGATCCCTTTGTCAAGCTTGTAACAAGCTTGCTTACAGCCAGTCGATCATTTTGCCGAATCTACATGTTTGAAACCTTTTTAGTATCTATAGCTAATTTGACCACAATTTCACAAAGTTTGACAGAAGGAATGAAGTTATGATTAGCTATTATATGCACAATGTCAATCAAGGACTCAATTTTGCAGAGAACCCAAGTATCCATCAAATAGCTTTTATCATCTAAGTATCCAACTAAATTCTTAATGGAATAATTCATTGAGACtaacaaaataataactatTTGCACCAGGATTTTAGCCAACTCTATCATCAACTATATCAAATTACCAAAACCATCACGACTTGACATTTATATGAATGCAAAGAGAAGTTTGGGAATATATTGAATTCTAcgaaaagaacataaaaatattttcccaTACAAAATTGTCATCATTTCATCATTTCAAATCTCCATGCTGTTCTCAGTAAACACATCAAAACTcaactagagagagagagagagagagagagagagagagagaggaatccATCATTTTCAACCAAGAATAGCAAATACAATAACAAAGGTACACAAGCTTTGGATGGATACCTTGGAAAACAGCCCACCAATTCGAAGATGAGATGGCGACGATCGGCAGCTCGGAGAGATGGTGATGGATCTGCTGGTTTGGAGATGGGGATGATAGAAGTTAGGGTTAGAAAAGCTGTAATTTTTGAGATTGGTtaagggcattttagtaattgCACTTAACCAACTAACTTATCAAAAAGCAGACTTTATTTCATAAAGTCTGCTCTCTTGcgactttataaaaataaagttagtATTTTTGACTATTTTACGACTgagaacttattcaaaaaagcCCATCCAAACACTCTTTTTCTcctcataagcacttaacttataaaataagtgcttttggATCAGCaataagctgatccaaacaacacCTTATTGTAAAGGACCAATGCCATAGGATCAAAACATCTTAACCAAGCtctcaaattatataatttatttttttaaatttcatacaatatatatattataatgtgAGCAAGCCACCACACACATCTTTTATTTATGCACCTTAACCACGCAAGAGTAAAGAGAGTTGAATCTTTGACTTCTTAAATGAGAGTCAAATGCCCTTAATTGCTCGCCTATTATCAGGGTTGCTTCATACAATGCTATTCCTCAAATTACAAGCCATAATTACAAAAAGAAGCTCAAATTACATCATCTCAAATTCTCAATAAGAAAGTTTACAATGTCCATCATTCTTTATATCAAACCAGGGGCGGAGCGAGGCGGGGCGGCCGCCCCTGTCGCCGGCAGGGTCTATTGACCCCGCTGCTCCTTCCCTGAGTTCCCTCCCGACGGCCTACCTCGCCCCCCCTTCCCTCCCGAGTCCCGACCCCCTCGCCTACCACCCTTCCGCCCCTCCCCCTCCCCGTCGTCAGCTCTCCCCTTTCCGCTCaactcttttcaattttttttaaaatatattttttaatttttaattttttatcttttttatacttttatacttttatattttcattattctacattatcttattttttctcatttattaaatattttttttgagtttgctatatttaaaaattttgagaaaatttgtaaTCAATAAGatcttaaatgtaaataatttatgaaaattaaaattttaaacaattatttaaatgaattcagataaattattaaattatataggtcttataaatgagaattttttaatttaaaatattatttatatttttacgaTTATAAATTAGAACATCATCAATTCAATGGTAAGGCGAATGAAGTAATTACTTTAGgtctttaagtttttttaaatcctcatcagatttttttttaataataattttgaaaactcaaattttgaaagactaccaataattatcataatacaaaaaaaatttaatttaatatttaatcaatgtaatttaatcttacttaatttttaaattttaaaataatatggtaaaatattaaattttttattttaatacttaattagtcgtatcttctctaactaactttttttaaaaatttttattatgatccTCTAGTAATGGctttttttcatgcatttgtttctccaaaattaatataacatctatttattttaattataataagagttttgtagtttttttatattgttacaatttttcttattagatttttttactttgttgagtttttattcacaaatttttaaatatatccttTTTATCCGAGTTTAGTAGTATgtgaaaaagataaacaaatatatgtatttattaaaaaataaaaattaatttttattaaataaattataagatttATTCTAGAACTCCGTATAGACCTCTAGTTATCTTAAGCTGAGTCAAAATCATAAAGAAATCTAAACTATgatagagatatttatttttgatatattaattaatgtttattatttctctttaattttacttctttttataaaaaaaatttaaatgtattttataatttaaaacttttaattttaaattttttattaattaattattttaaaacttgtaaTTCGCCCCCCCCTCTATATGATTTCTGGCTCCGCCCCTGTATCAAACtaaacacaaacatatataaatgaaaCTCAAAATGCTATTGTTTCACCTTCTTGCCGCCAGTGACACTGGAAGCCAAGTCTCTGAGAAACTTGACAGATTTGGTCACCGGAGAAGTGGCAGCCATCAAGTCATACAAGACATTCTCAACCACGGCGATGCCCGGCCGTCTTTTAAACCTCGAAACAACCTTCAATTCTCCTCCCTTTTCTTGCTCCACCATGACAAGCCACTCCTGACCCACCACTTACAACACCATCTTTGACACATCTAAACACAACTCCCTTCCTCTTACTCAGAATTCCTCTCACTTCCAACCCCATGAAAGAATACACTACATCAAAAGAAGCAATGAAATTGGACAAACTACCAACAAaattcttctcatcatcaaatGCCCATGCAGGATTGAACAGCACCACTGGCCTTGGATCCACTTCACTTGTGATCCTCCTTAACTCTTCCAACTGTGAAGTTTCAGGAGCTGAAAACACAACAATGTCAGCAGTGTTCAGAGCCAGTGAAGTTAGAGAAGCAAAGTCAGAGTGAAGGACATGGTTTGATGAATTGAATGCAGTGTTAGCAGAGTCAGCAAGCTTAGAGCTTGGCCAGAGGATGAGAATGGTGGGTTTGGTTCCTTTGAGAGTTAAAGGCAAGTCTAAGAGAAGGTCTGCAGAGAGTTGGAGTAATGAATCAGGGGAGTTATCAAGGATGGGAATCTCAACTCTGTAACGAGGTTGTCTTTGTTTCTTGAGTTTCTTGGAAGGGATAGGAAGAGGGTTGTTAAGAGGCTTGTGAAGGGTGGTGGAAAGGGAGGTCTTGGCTTGGAGAATGGCTTCTTGTCTTGATGAAGgtggtgaagatgatgatgatgatgatgaagaataAGTAGGGAAAGAGGAAGTAGTAGTCTTGATTGTGGTTTTGGAGAGTTGGATTGAAGGGAAGTGTTTGAGGAGAAGATGAG includes the following:
- the LOC120267957 gene encoding GDSL esterase/lipase At1g28650-like; this translates as MAYHKLFSIIFALLLVFQVHGSVAYKPKVCYINAIYSLGDSITDTGNLLHLGLGGSFTPIANFPYGQTIHKATGRCSDGLLIIDYLAEALNLPLINPYLEKDANFDNGVNFAVAGATALESSTLLQKGILAPYTNASLSVQLDWFKTYLNSKCTSKDACEKMLDRALITLGEIGGNDYNYAFFEGKQIDEVKNLVPLVVQKITNTAKELIEIGAKHIVVPGNFPIGCMPSYLSAFGHNTEDFDDFKCLKSFNSFAMIHNEKLQASLAQLRETYPHVQIMYADYFHAFMHLLEKASLHGFEKDSLMKACCGAGGKYNFDATKICGAPGTSVCENPSNHISWDGIHLTQEAYKVMAKTLISPGGFIIPSYGVQGLWKCY
- the LOC120267694 gene encoding uncharacterized protein LOC120267694, whose translation is MIVERVITIEYLEPSMTIDLLRKFPDESAFGFDYSQSEIWSPLLPRGRHESLLEFSDARKGKSSKGKLKKIKGMFIETKLNNNKKKKKKKRMSNMFIKNLDFSSSSSTPVKGWRRVLRAATNKFKGQKRSSLQRLLPT
- the LOC120267483 gene encoding LOW QUALITY PROTEIN: uncharacterized protein LOC120267483 (The sequence of the model RefSeq protein was modified relative to this genomic sequence to represent the inferred CDS: deleted 1 base in 1 codon), whose translation is MASSHLLLKHFPSIQLSKTTIKTTTSSFPTYSSSSSSSSSPPSSRQEAILQAKTSLSTTLHKPLNNPLPIPSKKLKKQRQPRYRVEIPILDNSPDSLLQLSADLLLDLPLTLKGTKPTILILWPSSKLADSANTAFNSSNHVLHSDFASLTSLALNTADIVVFSAPETSQLEELRRITSEVDPRPVVLFNPAWAFDDEKNFVGSLSNFIASFDVVYSFMGLEVRGILSKRKGVVFRCVKDGVVSGGQEWLVMVEQEKGGELKVVSRFKRRPGIAVVENVLYDLMAATSPVTKSVKFLRDLASSVTGGKKVKQ